TCACTTTTTTCTTCGCACCTGCGCCGGCCGAATTTTTGCATCCTTCATTGCAGAACTCTCCCTCGCCGACGAAGGCTTTGCCGCAGCCGCGGCAGTGTCTGTGCTGAGGTATCCTTTCAGGTTGATCCGCCATATGACATAATCTCCCGTCAAGCATAAAAGGATTCAGGAGTGGTTTCTGTCTATTTCGTTGTGGATCAGTATGATGCAGTGGTCCGCATGGAGGCTGTGAGGCCCGACCGATACCTTCTCGGGACAATGCTCCGACAGAACACGCTCCTCGTCTTCCGTCAGGTCCGAATTGTCGCTCATCACGAACACGGGATCATCGGGCAGCCTGCCGTCCTTTACATCGGCCCCGTCCTCTTTCAGGTAGACTATCTTCCCTTTTTCCGAGAGCATCCTTATCACCTCTGCAAAGGACATCTTGGAAACGGATATCCCCGGCGACGATCTCGTCTCTGCCCCCTCTATCTTTTTCATGAGGGCGTTCCTTATGAGAGATGACGTACTCCTTTCGTCCGGGTTGAGGTATCTCAGTTCGTTCCCGGAGAACCTCACTGTCTTCGGGGGGTCATACCCTCCCTGAAGCACAAGGAACAGTTCAGTGTCCCGTCTTATGTCATGGCTGAGGAAGAATGCTGAATTGACGCACCTCACAAGTATGTCCAGTCTTCCGGCGCCGCCGGCGATGTCGTCAAGTTTGAAATCTCCGGTGGTCACTGCCTTGTGGCCGACGATCACAAAGTATCTCATCTGATCACTGCGCGTCCTCTAGGTCGTCCATATCTATGTTTCCCATCTGCTTCATCAGCTGTTTGCGCAGTTTACGGTCTTTGCCGAACGAGCCCATCATCTTTTTGCTCTGATTGTACTGCTTGAGGAGTTCCCTGACATCGTGCGTCGGGACCCCGGCCCCCTTGGCGATTCTTTCTATGCGTTTCCCCTTTATCAAGTTGGGTTCGTCTTTTTCTTCCTTTGTCATGGAATCCATTATCACTCTGAATTTAGAGAGCCTCTTTTGAGATTCTTCGTAGTCGATCCTGTCCCCCATATTGCTGAAACCCGGTATCATGGACATGACCTTCTGGAGCGGCCCCATCTTGGTGACGGCGGCCATCTGCTGATACATGTCCGAGAGGGTGAACCTTCCTGACATCATGTTCCTCGCAAGCTGCTCCATCACCTCATCGTCGCCTATCTCGTCCTTTGCCATTCTCACCAAAGAAGCGAGGTCACCCATTCCCAACAGCCTAGATATGAATCTGTCGGCATTGAATGGTTCGAGGTCGCGTATATGCTCCCCGGTACCGATGAATATTATTCTTGCTTCGGTCTTTGCAACGGCGGATAAAGCGCCGCCGCCCTTTGCGGTGCCGTCCATTTTCGTCAGGATGACCCCGGTCACGCCGACCGCCTTGTGGAAAGCGTCCGCCTGCGGCCCCGCCTGCTGCCCCACCTGTGAATCCAGGACCAATACCCTCTCATCGGGTTTCGATACCTCTGCGATGTCTTTCAGTTCTTTAATGAGGTCGTCCTCCAGTGCATGCCGCCCGGAGGTGTCGATGATCACTATCTTCTTGTCAGAGAACTTCGCCTTCCCGTTCTTCACGATCTCCGCCGCGTTGGTGTTCCCGGGTTCGCCGTAGACCTCCACATTGACCTTCTCTCCCAGCTGCTGGAGCTGGTCCAAAGCGCCTGGCCTGTAGACATCGGCGCCTATGAGCCCCACGCTGAATCCTTTCTTAGAAAGATACAGGGCGAGTTTTCCGGTGGTAGTGGTCTTTCCTTGGCCGTAGAGACCCACCATCATGATGGTCTGCGGCTTCAGGGGCAGACCTTCGCCGTTGTCGAGAAGGGATACCATCTCTTTGTAGATTATTTGGATGATGTGGTCCTTTGTGCTCTTCCCTGCAGGAGGCTTCTCGTTCAAAGCGCGCTCCTGGATCCGGTTAGTGATCTCCAGAACCAGTTGGACATTGACATCCGCTTGCAGCAGAGCGCGCTGAAGCTCTTTTGATATCTCTCTGATGAGTTCCTCGTCGATAACGGAAGAACTTCCTATGCGCGCGATCACATCCCTAAGAGATTTTCCCAATCCATCCAGAACCATGAGATACACACGCTATTGCTTCAATTATATTTAGAATGTGGTAAGTGCGGGAACAGGCCAGCCAGTCAGAAGGGATGGGATGCACTCTACAGAACTGACCTTTTTCCCCGATTGTACGGATTGGCAAGGAAGCTATATAAGTGTTTCTAAATCTAACCGGCAAAAAACGGCTCTTTTATCTGTTATAGATAGAATATTTATATATTCTTCTCCGCCCCGTCCGGAATAAGCGAATAAACAACCCGGCGGAGTGGGAAGAGCCAATGCCGTATCTGTAAGCTTGGTTCCCGTCACTGATGCATTTCGGAAGGTTGAACGGCAATCGTTTTAATAACGCACACCTGTATTTCATTCCGGTGATAATATAGCGGTCAAGGATGATGTCTTGAATGTAATGAGAAAGAGCGGAAAACCTATGAGTGCGGGTGAAGTGGAGAAGGAGCTCGGCATAGACAGAAAAGAAGTCGACAAGGCCTTCAAAGAACTCAAAGCGGAAGGCGCAATACTCTCCCCTGTGCGCTGCAAATGGGAACCCGCCAAAAAGTGACCTTTCAAACGATTTCGTTAAAAGTGACCTCTCGTCTCTTTGATATGTTTCGTTTCAACGAAGCGAGATGTCGCTTTTAACGCAGGAAAAATTGATAAAATGTTTGGGAACCCTGCTAAGCAGGGGTTTTTGTTTAAAGGTAACCGGATTTCTGAAGAGCCATCAGGTTCTCTGTGCTGAGCTTCTCTCCCGCTTTGAAACGCTCGAAGATGTCCTTTGCCTCCTTCTTGTATTCGGAGTCCACTCTCTTCTTCTTTGCAGCGGTCTTTTTGTTCCTTATTCCGGCGACATCCTTATCCATTTCGTGGACGGATTTGATCTGCTCGATGTGCTTCTTGTGCTCCTCATCGGCAGCCTGTTTGCACTCGATGAACTTTGCCTGAGCCGCATCCGCTTCTTTTCTCAGCGTATCCGCCTCTTCGTAAAGCTTCAGCATCTTGTCGTGCGAGGACTGAGCGGCCTCGGCGTGCTCTGACACCTGACGGTGGGCGGTCTCCGCCTGCACTTTTGCTTCCTTGAGCTGCAGTATGACCTCTTTGATCTCTCCGTTCTGCTCAAGGTTCTTCTCTCTTTCGTCTATTTGTTTTGCGATGACAGATATCTGTTTGACGATCTCGTTCTCTTTATCTTTGCCGAGGGATTCCGTCTGTTGTCTATACTCCAGGTCTTTAAGCTGCTTCTTGAGTTGTTTCACATTGACCTCATTCTTATCCTCGCTCGGCCTCTCGGGTCTCAACTGGGCGATCTGTTCTTTCAGAGCGGTTACTCTCTGGTTCTTCTCATCCCTGATGACCTTGGTCTCTCTCACTTTCTGGTTGAAAGAGTCCCTGTCCTCCCTGCATTTTCCAGCCTCATCTACAAGCTCGCGGACCCTGACGTTCAGGGCGTCCCTCTTCGCTTTCCATTCCTTGGTCTGGTTATTCAGTTCGTCCCGGAGGCGCCTGTGCCTTTCGGCGTCGTTATTAAGAATGCTGCGTTTTTGTTCAAGGCTCGCGAGTTCGTCCGCAGACACCTGCCTCTCTTCCTGGGGCGCGTCTCCTCCGTCGGGGGCCGCTTCGGTCTCTGTCTCTACGTCTGCTACTTTTGCTGTTTCTTCAGCTACCGCATTTTCAGGTGCTGCTTCAACTGCCACTGCTGTTTCTTCAGTCTCTGTTTCTACAGCCACCGTTTCTTCAGCTACCATCTCTTCGGGCGCTGCTTCAACTGCCACTGCTGCTTCCACAACTTCCGTTGCTTCTTCAGTCTCTGTTTCTACAGCCACCGTTTCTTCAGCTACCATCTCTTCGGGCGCTGCTTCAACAACCACTGCTGCTTCTTCAGCTTCCGCTTCTACAGTCTCCGCTGCTTCCACGATCTCCGCCGATTCCTCAGCTACTGCTTCTTCAGGTGTTATTTCCGCGGTCTCCGCTGCAGACGTTTCGATCACTGCTGCCTGTTCTTCAAGAGCGTCAGCGTTCTGTGACGCTGACTCCTGTGCTTCCTGAGAATCAACCTGTTGTATTTCCTCCTCAAATTCATCCATAAATCATCACTCATTCGTTCGACTTAGCCATAAGCAAAAGTATGGCCCACTTCGAATCGTTATATAAGGGTATTATTTATAAAGATTTCTAAGGGGCATCAACCACCCTGAAAGACCGAAGCCGGCGAAGCATCCGTCGACAAATAGATCTGGCCGCTGTCACATTCTGCTGAGCAACAGTTTTACAAGCATGTCATTGTTCTTTTCCGCTGCGATATCCAGCGCGGACTTGCCTGCGTTGTTTACAGCGCCGGCCTGCGGGTCGCCGAAATCAAAAAGATTCTCCGCCATTTCTTTTGCGGCTTTTGCGTTAGAGTTGCCCGCCGCATAAATAAGCGGCGTATTTCCGTCTTTATCTTTGGCGGCGGCATGTGCGCCCTTCTCAAGCAGCAGAATCTGGATATCATCTGCCATACGCATACCGTGACTGGGATTTCCGGCGCATGCGAGCATGACGGGGGTTTGTCCCAGGATATTCGACTTGTTCACGTCGGCGTTGTGACCGATCGCAGATTTTATAACGTACCAGCGAAGGGTCTCGCGTGTTGAGAAGGTCTCCATGTCGCTGCTGTCGCGGAGGGCCCATGTAAGCAGGGTGTTAGACAGATCATCTACGGACGCGTTGATGTCCATTCCGGAAGCGACCATAAAGTCTATTATCATGGAGGGATGACTTTCACTGAAGCTGTAAGGATCCTTCCCTCCTCTGAGCCAGGTTATGGCGGTTCGCCCCTCGCCTGTCTTCAGGCCGGGGTCTGCCCCAAGTTCCAGCAGAAGCCGCGCCGTTCCGGGGTCGCAGTTCCTGCAAGCCTCTGCGAGCGGCGATCTTTCTCCGTAACCATACAGATCCTCTAATGCATTGACGTCGGCCCCGAGCCCGACCAGCGCGCGTATCGCTTCGTGATCGCCTCCCGATGCGGCCCTGACCATCGTAAGTCCCCCCGCTTTCGCAAAGAGTTCCTCGTTCGGCCCCCCGTCGCTCAAGTTTCCCTTCAGAAGGGCGCCGATCTTTTTCGCACCGCGCCGTTCCGCCAAAACGTGGGCGGTCTCACCCATGCTATTTTTGTCATCGGGGTCCACGCCTGAGTCGAAGAGTGCTTTTACGCCGACGAATGCCTCATTTAGGTAAAAATCCATTTTTTTGCCGTATTCGTCCACCAGATGTTTGTAATGTTCAAGCGTCTCCGGCGATGCGCCCGCGGATTCGCTTTTTTTGTATCTTTCGACGGCGAGCCTGTGATTGTTAATGTGACTGTATAAGGATTCGATGAGCAGATGTATGCCATTATTCCCTCGCTCGTCGGCTCTCGAGATGCGTATGCCTTTGTCGAAAAGCGCTTTGATGAACTCGCCGTTACCTGCTTTCGCCGCGACCAGATAAGAGAGATCGCCGTTTTTGTCTTTTACAGCCGCGTTCGCTCCCGCATCCAGCAGCGCCATGGTTATCTTATATGCGGTCTCGGCGGGGCGTGTGAGCAAAAGTTGTTTTTGCCCGGCGACGAGCATCAGAGGAGTCTTTTCAGAACTATTGTTGATGTTCGGGTCGCATCCGCTTTCCAGGAGGTACTGCACAGCGGAAAGATGTAACATTTCGGAAGCCAGATGCAATAATGTGTTGCCGCCGTCGAAAAGCGCTTTTTTATCCGGCATATTCCTGATCATATCAAGAATGTTCTCCAGTGTTTCTCTGCCGTATTCGGCGCCATTGTAGGCTGTCCGCAGTTTCATAAATTCCATGATATCTGTTCCCCCGCCTTAATCCAGAATCCGAAGGCCTTTGCGGACCGGATCGATTGTGATATGCAGTAAAAAATATAATATAATGTTATTCAATCCGACATCCGATATCAAATGGATGGCTCTATTTGTCCCCTTGATTACAGGTACGGTCGCATCGAGATGAGAGGCGTCTTCTCCGAAGAAGGCCGCATCTTATATCAGATGAAAGTCGAAGCAGCTCTCGCAAAAGCGCATGCGGCAATGGGAACCATCGGTAAAGACGAGGCAGATGAGATCGCAAGGGTCGCATCGCTGGACGTCGTCAATATAGGCCGTATCAAAGAGATCGAAAGTGAGACCGGCCATGATGTCATGGCGTTGATCAGAGCGATGACCGAACAATGTAAAGGTGACGCGGGGAAATATGTGCATCTCGGCGCGACATCAAACGACATTGTCGATACTGCCTCCGCCCTTCAGATAAAGGATGCGCTGGAGATCATCCAGGACGACATGGACGAACTGCTGTATACGTTTGCGAGGATAGCTAAAAAAGAGAGGGATACGCTGGAGATCGGAAGAACGCACGCGCAGTTCGCGATCCCCATCACCTTCGGCTTCAAGATAGCGGGATACATCGCAGAGATGATCAGGCACAAGGAGAGACTCTTCGAGATCGCGCCCCGCGCCTGCGCCGGCAAGATGGCCGGAGCCGTGGGCACCGGCGCAGCCTTCGGCAAGAACTTCAATACGATCCAGATACTTGTGATGCGGGACCTTTGTCTTACATACGAACCGGCTGCGACGCAGGTGGTAGGCCGCGACAGATATACCGAACTTATCTGTCTTTTAGCAAACATAGCGACCTCTCTCGAAAGGTACAGCACAGAAGTTAGGAACCTTCAGAGGTCCGAGATAGGGGAGGCATCGGAGCCGTTCGACGCGGAGAAGCAGGTAGGAAGCTCGACAATGGCTCAAAAGAGGAATCCTATAGGCTCGGAGAACGTCACCGGGCTGGCAAGGATCGTCAGAGGGTTCGTCATACCCACTTTTGAGAACCAGGTGCTTTGGCACGAAAGAGATCTTTCGAACTCGGCCGCGGAGAGATTCACTATACCTCACACGTTCATACTTCTGGACGAGATGCTCCTGAAGATGAACAAGATCTTCTCAGGACTGGAGGTGCACGCCGATAAGATGCTGGAGAACATCGAATCATCCAAAGGTCTCATCATGGCCGAACCGGTGATGATGATGCTTACAACGAAGGGCGTCGGCAGGCAGGATGCGCACGAGATGGTAAGGGAGGCGTCAGTGGCCGCCGTCGAAGGGGGCGTCAGCCTAAAGGAGGCTCTTCTGGAAAGGGCGGACGTCAGGGAAGTGGTCTCGGAAGAAGAGATCGCTTCGGCGATGGATCCGGCTAACTACACGGGCGACGCGAAGGAGATCGTGGACAAAATGGTCTCAGCGGCGGAAGAACTGCTCGGCAGGAAGGTGTGAACATGGTATCAGAGAGAAAGAAAACCAACATGAAATACGGCGCTATCATCGGCGCCGCCGTCGGCGTAGCGATATTTGCATTGACATACACCCTGAATCCCAGCTGGGCATATCTTATGTTCATACCCTTGGCGGCGGCCATGGGCTGGGGCATACAATATGTGAAAGACGAGAATATCGACGATTGATGCGGGCGTTCGGTTCGGGATCTGACATAACACTGCAATGAAAGATGCAGAGGCCCGCAGACGGCTTGCCAAATCATTCATTGAAAGATTTTATAAGACACGGATGCGGTGTCTTTAATGACGCCTGAGATCTGTTCGGAGGGAACATTTTGTGAACGCAGGCGGGCAGCATAATGTCAGGAGGTAACGGGAATGAGCGATAACGTCGAGAAAGCATCCGAGCTCTTTGGAAACGGGATGTACTGCTCCCAGGCGATATTGGGTGCTTTTTGTGAGAGATACGGGATGGATAAGGAAACCGCCTTCAAGATCGCGTGCGGATTGAACAGCGGATCCAGATGCGCCGAGATCTGCGGAGCGGTCTCCGGAGCGATAATGGTCATAGGCTTAAAATACGGTAACTCGAAGGACACATGCAACCTGAGAACGGAAGAGTTCATTGAGAGATTCAGAGAAAAGCACGGCGAAGTAACCTGCCGCGGCCTTCTGGGATGTGATATTTTCACACCCGAGGGAAGAGCTAAAGCCATTGATGAGGATCTTTTCGGGACTGTGTGCAGAGGTGCTGTCATCAGTGCGGCACAGGTACTCAGCGACCTCGGGTACTGAACGTCCTGCCGCCCTGACGGTTTAGCGGGCATACGCAGGAGGCTTTCGTTCCCTTCATTGCTCCTCTGTCCTGTGTGAAAGATTTATATCTATTGCGACAATGAGCATGTACCCATATGGGCAGGTAAATCAGCCCGGTAGATTGCTACCTTCGCAAGGTAGAGGCCGCGAGTTCGAATCTCGCCCTGTCCACTCTTACTCTCACTTTGTAACAAAGGAAAAGTAAAGATATTGTTCTCGACATCTTACCATTCGCAGAGAAGATAATATGAGCTTTAGCACGAACATATTGAACGGTGAGGTGCAGACCCGATGTCATTTCATGTCAGGAGACAAGCACCTCTGGCGGACCGGAGTGTGAGAAGGTGGACCAATACAGCATCCAGAGGATATACCGAGACAAAGGATATGATGCGGCATTGCCGGCATATGTCCAGGCGATCGAGGAGGTCAGAGGCAACGAGGCCAGAATGAATGCGCTTGCCTTCTTTGCGTCGGACTGCGCACACGCCAAAGCGCTGAAGCTGCTGTTCGACGCGGGGGTGTCCCCCATGGTGACCGAGAACTACGGATACACATTGCTCCATCGTCTCGCCATACGCAAAGAAGGGCGCTTCGAAGACATACCGCCCGGTGCGGTCGCGGAGACGACGGCATTCCTGCTTGACAATAAGGTCAGCGCCCTGAAAAGGGATGAGAACGAGGGAATGACATGCTATCACTTTGCGGCGCGCAGAGGGATCGCCGAGATGGTCGAAAAACTGGCGGAACGTGGTGTCAAGCTCAACTTATCAGACAGGAACGGAAACACGGGCCTGCACCTCGCCTGCCAGTACGTAAGAAGCGCCATAGGCAGGATAGATTCGGAGAAGAAAAGGCTCGATCGTGTTTTGAAAGAATGCGAGGAGACGACAAAGCGTATGAAAGAGTCCGGCGCGTCCGACGAGAAGATATATGATCATCTGAGAAGCAGTGAGTTCACCGACCCCGATAGGGCGCAGAGGGAATACGACAATGCAGTGCGGCTTGTGGAAGACTATTTCCGCACGGTCAAGGCCTTCGCGGACGGCGGCGTGGATAAAGACCATAAGAACAACTACGGCATATCGGCGCTGGATGTCGCCGTCCAAAGCGACGCTAAAAAGATCGCGGCTTATCTATCCGGCACATTGTCTGATGACGGCGACGATTCGGCCATAGCGGCCGGCGGCATGACTCTGCACCAGGCCGCCCAGAAGGGCGACGAGGAAGCGATCAGAGCCATAGCGGCGGCGGGTGCAGACCTTAATGGTCTGAAAGACGGGAGAGAGGACCAGTTCGGAGGGTGTACTCCTTTGGCGATAGCTATCGCTTTTCTCAAAGATAAAGCGGTCGACGCGTTGCTCTCATGCGGGGCCGACCCCGTGTACAAGGACGGGAAGGGCCGGACGGCGCTGTACTATCTGCCTCATCCCGACCTTGCGTCATCGCTTAATGACAGCGTTTACAAGGAGAAATGCGTTTCCAATATACTCAAAGCCGTTATCGGCGCCGGGCATGACCTTGACCGATCAGCGGATGACGAGGGGAACACCGTGCTGATACTGGCCTGCAAAGCTCCTATGGGCGTTGAGTTCAGGGGCTACAACATGAAACGCGAGGTCCTTAACGAAGTGCTGAAGCATGATTTCGACGTGAACAAAGCCAACAGATTC
This sequence is a window from Candidatus Methanoplasma cognatum. Protein-coding genes within it:
- a CDS encoding phosphoserine phosphatase — encoded protein: MDEFEEEIQQVDSQEAQESASQNADALEEQAAVIETSAAETAEITPEEAVAEESAEIVEAAETVEAEAEEAAVVVEAAPEEMVAEETVAVETETEEATEVVEAAVAVEAAPEEMVAEETVAVETETEETAVAVEAAPENAVAEETAKVADVETETEAAPDGGDAPQEERQVSADELASLEQKRSILNNDAERHRRLRDELNNQTKEWKAKRDALNVRVRELVDEAGKCREDRDSFNQKVRETKVIRDEKNQRVTALKEQIAQLRPERPSEDKNEVNVKQLKKQLKDLEYRQQTESLGKDKENEIVKQISVIAKQIDEREKNLEQNGEIKEVILQLKEAKVQAETAHRQVSEHAEAAQSSHDKMLKLYEEADTLRKEADAAQAKFIECKQAADEEHKKHIEQIKSVHEMDKDVAGIRNKKTAAKKKRVDSEYKKEAKDIFERFKAGEKLSTENLMALQKSGYL
- the purB gene encoding adenylosuccinate lyase; its protein translation is MDGSICPLDYRYGRIEMRGVFSEEGRILYQMKVEAALAKAHAAMGTIGKDEADEIARVASLDVVNIGRIKEIESETGHDVMALIRAMTEQCKGDAGKYVHLGATSNDIVDTASALQIKDALEIIQDDMDELLYTFARIAKKERDTLEIGRTHAQFAIPITFGFKIAGYIAEMIRHKERLFEIAPRACAGKMAGAVGTGAAFGKNFNTIQILVMRDLCLTYEPAATQVVGRDRYTELICLLANIATSLERYSTEVRNLQRSEIGEASEPFDAEKQVGSSTMAQKRNPIGSENVTGLARIVRGFVIPTFENQVLWHERDLSNSAAERFTIPHTFILLDEMLLKMNKIFSGLEVHADKMLENIESSKGLIMAEPVMMMLTTKGVGRQDAHEMVREASVAAVEGGVSLKEALLERADVREVVSEEEIASAMDPANYTGDAKEIVDKMVSAAEELLGRKV
- a CDS encoding transcriptional regulator, with protein sequence MSAGEVEKELGIDRKEVDKAFKELKAEGAILSPVRCKWEPAKK
- a CDS encoding C-GCAxxG-C-C family protein — its product is MSDNVEKASELFGNGMYCSQAILGAFCERYGMDKETAFKIACGLNSGSRCAEICGAVSGAIMVIGLKYGNSKDTCNLRTEEFIERFREKHGEVTCRGLLGCDIFTPEGRAKAIDEDLFGTVCRGAVISAAQVLSDLGY
- a CDS encoding signal recognition particle protein Srp54, encoding MVLDGLGKSLRDVIARIGSSSVIDEELIREISKELQRALLQADVNVQLVLEITNRIQERALNEKPPAGKSTKDHIIQIIYKEMVSLLDNGEGLPLKPQTIMMVGLYGQGKTTTTGKLALYLSKKGFSVGLIGADVYRPGALDQLQQLGEKVNVEVYGEPGNTNAAEIVKNGKAKFSDKKIVIIDTSGRHALEDDLIKELKDIAEVSKPDERVLVLDSQVGQQAGPQADAFHKAVGVTGVILTKMDGTAKGGGALSAVAKTEARIIFIGTGEHIRDLEPFNADRFISRLLGMGDLASLVRMAKDEIGDDEVMEQLARNMMSGRFTLSDMYQQMAAVTKMGPLQKVMSMIPGFSNMGDRIDYEESQKRLSKFRVIMDSMTKEEKDEPNLIKGKRIERIAKGAGVPTHDVRELLKQYNQSKKMMGSFGKDRKLRKQLMKQMGNIDMDDLEDAQ
- a CDS encoding ankyrin repeat domain-containing protein yields the protein MEFMKLRTAYNGAEYGRETLENILDMIRNMPDKKALFDGGNTLLHLASEMLHLSAVQYLLESGCDPNINNSSEKTPLMLVAGQKQLLLTRPAETAYKITMALLDAGANAAVKDKNGDLSYLVAAKAGNGEFIKALFDKGIRISRADERGNNGIHLLIESLYSHINNHRLAVERYKKSESAGASPETLEHYKHLVDEYGKKMDFYLNEAFVGVKALFDSGVDPDDKNSMGETAHVLAERRGAKKIGALLKGNLSDGGPNEELFAKAGGLTMVRAASGGDHEAIRALVGLGADVNALEDLYGYGERSPLAEACRNCDPGTARLLLELGADPGLKTGEGRTAITWLRGGKDPYSFSESHPSMIIDFMVASGMDINASVDDLSNTLLTWALRDSSDMETFSTRETLRWYVIKSAIGHNADVNKSNILGQTPVMLACAGNPSHGMRMADDIQILLLEKGAHAAAKDKDGNTPLIYAAGNSNAKAAKEMAENLFDFGDPQAGAVNNAGKSALDIAAEKNNDMLVKLLLSRM
- the trmY gene encoding tRNA (pseudouridine(54)-N(1))-methyltransferase TrmY; its protein translation is MRYFVIVGHKAVTTGDFKLDDIAGGAGRLDILVRCVNSAFFLSHDIRRDTELFLVLQGGYDPPKTVRFSGNELRYLNPDERSTSSLIRNALMKKIEGAETRSSPGISVSKMSFAEVIRMLSEKGKIVYLKEDGADVKDGRLPDDPVFVMSDNSDLTEDEERVLSEHCPEKVSVGPHSLHADHCIILIHNEIDRNHS
- a CDS encoding DUF2116 family Zn-ribbon domain-containing protein → MADQPERIPQHRHCRGCGKAFVGEGEFCNEGCKNSAGAGAKKKVRKLFFIWIAIIVATIAAIALFYL
- a CDS encoding ankyrin repeat domain-containing protein, which gives rise to MRCRPDVISCQETSTSGGPECEKVDQYSIQRIYRDKGYDAALPAYVQAIEEVRGNEARMNALAFFASDCAHAKALKLLFDAGVSPMVTENYGYTLLHRLAIRKEGRFEDIPPGAVAETTAFLLDNKVSALKRDENEGMTCYHFAARRGIAEMVEKLAERGVKLNLSDRNGNTGLHLACQYVRSAIGRIDSEKKRLDRVLKECEETTKRMKESGASDEKIYDHLRSSEFTDPDRAQREYDNAVRLVEDYFRTVKAFADGGVDKDHKNNYGISALDVAVQSDAKKIAAYLSGTLSDDGDDSAIAAGGMTLHQAAQKGDEEAIRAIAAAGADLNGLKDGREDQFGGCTPLAIAIAFLKDKAVDALLSCGADPVYKDGKGRTALYYLPHPDLASSLNDSVYKEKCVSNILKAVIGAGHDLDRSADDEGNTVLILACKAPMGVEFRGYNMKREVLNEVLKHDFDVNKANRFGETALMHASSRDFKIMENIQTYLLERGADVSAADKNGDTALHYASRYFDKSAARTFCDMLLEFGADPNAVNNSRKTALDLAVERNNEPLAKLLLSRM